TTACGAATCTATGTATACGATGTATATTTTTCTTCTTCAAGAAAAGGAACGAACAAACATAAAGATATTGTTGCGTTATTAAAAAAAGAAAAGTTTCCCCTCGCCCCAGATTCTACCATCATCCAAGGAAAAACACTTCTCAAAGAGATTGAATCCTTCCGCAATAAAAAAGATAAAATGCCATTTCCTGTGGATGGACTCGTGATCAAATTGGATGACCTTAACCTTCGAGAAAGTTTAGGAGAAACAAGCCAGTCACCTCGTTGGGCTCGTGCCTTTAAGTTTGATGCCTTACTCAAAGAAACCACTATTGAAGAAATTGACTTTGCTATAGGACGAACAGGTAAAATTACACCGAGGGCAAAAGTTACACCAATCTCGCTTGCAGGAACTACAGTCACTTACGCCACTTTACACAACCAAGACTATATCGACCAACTTGGTGCCGGAATTGGTGCAAAAGTATTAATCTCTAAACGAGGCGAAATCATTCCTGCTGTCGAAAAAGTCACAGTTCCCCCAAAGTCAGTTTTTGTATTACCAAAAGAATGCCCTGCCTGCAAAACCAAACTAACAAAAGTTGACGACTCTGTAGATTTTTTCTGTACTAATCGCAACTGTCCCGAACGCAAACTAAACCAACTCATATTCTTTTGTTCCAAAAAACAAATGAACATCGAAGGACTAGGCGAAAGACAAATTCAAATCTTTTTCGAAAAAGGTTGGGTCAAAGACATTCCTGATTTATACACTTTAAATAAATATAAAGACACCATACTTGAGTTAGATGGATTCGGTGAAAAGTCAGTAAAAATTATTTTTGATGCGATTGAAAAATCAAAGGAAAAAGATTTTCGATTCACTCTACCATCTATCGGACTGAACGAAGTTGGACCCAAAGTCACAGAAATACTCATTGAACACGGATTCGACTCCTGGGAAAAGCTTGTTACACTTTCTAAATCCAAAAATGCCGAAGAAGAATTAACCTCCATCCACGGCATAGGACCAAGAACCGTTGATGCCTTACTCGCTCATCTGAAAGACAAAGAAACATTAAAACTCGTCAAAACCTTGATCGGACTTGGACTTAAATTCCAAGCAGACGAAACCGAAAAAAGCGATATACAACCGTTTGTTGGTCAAAGTTGGTGTGTGACAGGAAGTTTCGAAAACTTCCAACCTCGAGATATTGCTATGGACCTCATCACCAAACATGGTGGTAAAAAAGTCTCCGGTGTTTCTTCCAAAACCACTCACTTACTGTATGGTCCCGGTGCCGGTTCCAAATTAGAAAAAGCAACAGAACTTGGTGTGAAACTTGTTTCTGAATCAGAGTTTTTGGAACTATTGAAGAAAGAGGGAATAGAGCTGTAATAAGCAGCACAGCTTCATTCCCTTGCTTAGGAAAAGAATTGATCGATGTTTGTTTGGGCGCCTCGAATCCGTTAGCTGCTTGGTATTTCATCCAATAACGACCGCGCTATCCGCTCCAATCTTTCCGAAATCTGTTCCTTATTCAAAACATACCGATTCCCGGAAAGGATTTCCGCTTCTATCGCTGGCGCGAGGGTTTGGTGATTCGTTTAAAATTGAAATAACCAATTCACTTGGAATTTCAGTTTTTCCGTTGATCAAAGTTTCTAAAAAATTTGATCCATCTTACGCAAATTCCAAAAACAACAATTATCTTTGCGAGTTAGAAACAATTCTGCAGTTTCTCACATATCAAATTTAATCTTTAAAATTATTTTCCCACAGTAAACCAGGAGTCTGAAATTCTGTATCTAAAGGAAATGTAAGATTAAATTTTTCTTTAAGAATTTTTATTAATTCTTTAGGTGAGTTGATAACCGATTTGTTGGCCACGCCATATTTATCCCTTTCAGAAATTTCCCTATTTACCAGTGTATACCTTTTTCCGTCATCTCCTGCACGTGCCACAATTAACCGATCTTTAAAATGTGAATTTGGGTGATTACTAGTGTACCAATTTGCTAGTATACGATCAATTTCAGGCATTTCTTCTAACGTAAATTCACATACATCGATCCAGCCATTAGGAAATAGAATTTGATGGAAATATTTATTACTTTCATATACAATTCTTCTTGTTTCATGATTTGTTTTCTGCTCAATATTCTTGCTTAATTGTATTGCTGATGTTAGTGATGCTCCACCAACTCCAACATCAGTTAACCATGAATTTCCCGAAAGTTCTACTCGTAGAAAAACATGAGTTCGAGGGGGGGTAAAATCTCTAGGTTTATCTAAACGAACTCTAGCACTAATAGGAGTTACTTCAAATCCCAATTTATTTAGAACACTCAAAAGAAGTCCATTTTGTTCAAAACAATATCCTCCACGTCTTTGAATGATTAATTTCTCAAAAACTGCATCTAAACTAATATCAATATCTTTTCCTAACAAAATATCCAAGTTTTCGAATGGAATACAACGAACATGTGCCAAACTGATATTGTTAAGCAAATCTAAAGAGGGAAGACGCGAGCCCTTATATCCAATGCGATCGAAATACGCATCCAGAAATTTTTTATCATTCAAAAGTAGATTCCTAAAATTTTTTCATTATGTTTATGGATTACTTTCAAAAGTAAATTACTTTTCTCGGCTTTGCACATTAGGCTGGGCCTCAGTCCCGAACGGGAGCTCTAGAGACTGGCCACAACACTTGCGCAGGCAAGGGAGTACAAGAAGCCTTTGCATTGCGCCGGCAGGTATACGGAGCGTTAAATTTGTATTATGCGCTGTTCCGAATGTTTATTACTCACAACCATCCTCTAACATACCGGACATGCACAATCTATCATTCTTGATAAAAAGAAATTCATTTGTTTCCAGACCATAATGTTTAAGCCAAACTAAATCTTTATATACTTTTATTATTCCTGTTCCTTCGCACAAAATATATCCATTTTTCACTATTTTTTTATCTAATTTATTTGAACAAAACGAATTCTGGTTACAATTAGCACCTGCGCATAGTTCATAACTGAAGTTATATGTTGCATTTTTATTCATTTTTAAAGATAAAGAATAATCGCCAGAATTTCCATGAAATTCTTTAAAGTGCCATTGTGTAGGTCTGGTAAATTTTTCGGTAGTCCCTAGATAAGTATCAAATATCCAGCCATCATTGATCTTATTTTTAGATGAATATCCAGTTTCGACATAAATCCAATAACCATTAGTATTATTAACTGTAGCTTTAACTTTCCGATTTGGAATTACTTTCACTAAGTGACTTATTGGTAATTGAATTATTACTTGAGAATTTAGATTTGGATCCTTTCTCACATTAACGTTTTCACCTGCAATAGGTGTATATTTTTCTATAGCTTCGAGTGATTGAATCGTTATCAGAGTAAGTAAAATTAAAAGGATTTTCATAATTGTTTTAATCTCTAATTTTCTGAAATGGCGCTTAACCGACACATATATCCGCAATTCGTTTAATCGCCTTCTTCACATCCAAATCCCACCACCCCCAACTCTCTTGAAAATTCCAAAAACTCAGTTTCCCCTAGACATTTCCCAAAACCACAATTCTAGCCCTTTTTGACTATTTTATTCTTGACATGCAGGTAAATACCTGCATAATTTCTTTTATGCCGAAGGAAGTGGAGGGTGTCGATCAGGTATTCAAAGCAATGGCTGATCCGAATCGGAGAAAGGTTCTGGATCTACTTTATGCTAACAATGGCCAAACACTTTCCTCACTCTGTGAACAACTAGACATGCAAAGGCAATCAGCAACACAACACATAGAAATCCTCATCAAAGCCAACCTGGTAACCGTTGTTTGGAAAGGGCGAGAGAAACTGCACTTCATCAACCCTGTTCCAATTTACGAAGTTTATGCACGTTGGGTTCGAAAATTTGAAGAGAATCGTTTAGGTTTTTTGCACGACTTAAAAACACAACTTGAAGGAGAAGATCATGGAACCACATAACTTCGTTTATGTTACCTTTATACTCAGCACACCCGAGAAGGTATGGAATGCACTTATTGACCCTGAGGTAACATCAAAGTATTGGCTAGATCCATTAGCGAAAAATCCAGCTCATATCAATGTCTCAGAATGGAAAGTCGGTTCCGTATGGAAACATATAAGAATGGATGACGAAAAAACAATCGATATCATTGGAAAGGTTTTAGAAATCGATCCTCCACTTAAATTAGCTTTATCTTGGTCAAGGCCAACAGAATTCAATGATGAATCAAAACATTCTCAGGTTACATTCGATATAGAAACTTATGCCGAAGGACTTGTTCGTTTGGTAGTCACACACAAAGATCTAGATCCACAAATGTTAAAAGGGATTTCTACGGGCTGGCCAAGTGTTCTTTCCAACCTTAAAACATTTTTGGAATCAGGTCGACCGTTAGCAGGACATATTTCAATTTCTCAATAAATTAATATAACAATAAATATGTGCAAATTCGAATTAAACTATGGAGAAAGATATGAGTCAGATTTATAACGGTGGATGCGCTTGCGGAAAAATTCGCTACAAAATCACAGTAGAACCTATTTTTATGAACGAATGCCAATGCCGCGACTGCCAAAGAATAAGTGGAACAGGACATGGATCTTATTTAACTTTTCAATCACCCAGCGCAGTCACAGTAGTTGGAAAAACAACTAATTTTGATTTGGTTGGTGATAGCGGAAATATCAAAACCAGTAGCTTTTGCCCTAACTGCGGTTCACCGGTATATATGACCTTTGCTGCTATGCCCGAGCTTTTTACAATCCATGCAACAAGCCTTGATGATCCAAATCTCTATAAACCGCAAGCCGTCACATACACAAAACGTGGATATTCTTGGGACTATCTGGATCCAAAATTATCAAAATTTGAAACAATGCCACCGATGTAAAAAATTCAAATATCGTTCAGTTGTTTTAGCGCCTCGAATCCGTTACCTGAGCGATATTTCATCCGATAACGACCGCGCTATCCGCTCCAATCTTTCCAAAATCTGTTCCTTATTCAAAATATACCGATTCCCGGAAAGGATTTCCGCTTCTATCGCTGGCGCGAGGAATTGGTTAGGCAGAGAAAGTATCAGTTATGTTCATTGCGTTTATCAATCGTCTACCTAGATTTCTTATTTGGCTTTGATTTCCAAATAAAATATATTCTGCTAGATGAGATATATCCTTTGTGCTTCAGAATGTCTTTCCTATTTAATGAATTATATTTTCGTCACTGAAAACTAAATTGATTAATGGAAAAACGAGCCAAGAAAATCTTTTTGTTTCTCTTTATCTTTGATACCAAATTATGATTAACACTTGTTTGATATAATTTTTCTATTATTACATTAAAAAACAAAAATATGCTAGCTAATAATCCTGTTAAGCTTTAGTATTATGGCAACAAATGAGTCTCAAGGATAAACTATGAAAAAGAAATTTTTATTGCTAACATTCCTATTATGGAACTGTGGCTCTCTCACAATTAAACCGCCAATATACAAACCAATATCCGAAGTTAATTATAATGGAAATTGGACAGTCAAAATAGTAAATGCTGGTTTTACAAAAGAAGTGGAAAACCATTGGTGGGGAGATAAATATTATCAAATTGTTATCACTGTTAAAAACAATTCCGATAAATATCGCTTCTTAAATTTGGATAATTACAAATTAACAAAGTTTAACTTTGATTATATCATGAAAAGAAACCCGGAAATATTTGCAGCCTATTCTAAAAACCCCGAATCATTCGATCTAAATGAGTTCTTTAACCAAAAAAACATGATTAGCTTGAAACTTAGAATTTTGAAGAGCGTAGAGATTCCAAATGATACTTACGGAGGAAAACCAATTTTTCCTACTGGGAAGTTTAAAAACGAAAATGTTGTTTCTGCAGCTCTTATTGCAGGAGATTATGGGGCCCCAGGATCTGGACCCGTCCAGGATTCCGACAATTCGACAGGTTGGATGGCACCAGGAGAAACAAAAATACTAAAGGTAAATTTCTCTGTAATTGATGGATTACCTCTTCATGCAGTAGTCATTCCAGAAATATTTGAATCAATTCTTGAAATAAACCATAGCGAAGTTAAATAATAAATATTGGTTACTGGTAATTTAACAATCTAAGTTACCCTATTTTTTTAAAACCTTAACTCAAGAATTTAGCCTATACGCATTTTTTAATTCAACGGATATGTAAAATGAACCACGTCCTCTGGTGATCCTCCTGTTGATCTATAAAATTCCAATGCATAGTCATCCACCATATCCGCTTGGACAAAGACTTCTTCCGCTCCCATTTTTTTACAATACTCATTTATTCCCTGAATGAGTGACCTTCCGATTCCTTGTCTATGATATTTGGTAAGGACAGCTAAATCAAAAATATAAACTAAAGGTTTTTCAGAATAATATTGACGAAGTGTATAAGTGGTTAGGCCGCCAACCACTTGACTTTCATGGAGAGAAACAAAAACATAAAAGTCATCCCGATCAAGTAAGGATTGTAAATAATGTAAACTTGGCATTTGAAAATTTTTCATCTCAAAAACATCTTCAAAAACTCGAATGAGTTCGATAAATTGCTTTAAATCATTAGAGGTTAATTTTCTGATTTTTATATTTTCCACGATCACTCTTTAATTTTAAAGTTTATATACGAATTGCAAATATCTGCCGACTATATATAGATTTATATTTTTCAATTAATTGCTTATTCACGAATAACATATAGTCGCAATTGAGATTTAAATTTGATAGCGGATCTTTCATTCAAGTCCTTATATATGAATTGCGTATATCCAGCTGGTCAAAATATAATTTGGTTTCTTATCAACGATTTTCGTATAACCGCTTTAAAGTCAGAGGTTCACTTTAATCGTTCCAAAACGCCTTTTCGTTTCACAATATTTTTATAGTCCCATTGGATTTTTTTAGCCTGACTAAGCCAACGTTTTAGATCTTTTTTTTTGATTTGGTTCACATCCGTATAACGAATTTCTGCTGCCTTAAAACTTCCTTCCGGTTCTAGTCCATCCTCTTCAAAACTTTGACCACTCCAAAACAGAAGACGAACACAAGTTTTTAATTTACTATAACCAACGATAGGATTCTCATCTAAAAACCAAACTGGATGTGCATGCCAAATTTTCTTTTCTGCTTTGGGTAAGTTTACATTGATTTCCTGATACAAAAGATCACAGATTTCTCTATCAATAGGCGATTGGGATTTATTATATGTTTCGATCTCTTTACTCATTTAGATAATCTCACCTTTTCCAGCGATCTAGAATACAAACGCATAAGAAATGTCAAAATACTGATAAAAAAAATTTACAAACGATTGGTAAATCATTTCTCACAAGTGGATGATAAACCAACCAGGATAGTCGAAACAAAATTGTGGTATCCAAATCGTTATGTCAGTTTCCAAAAACGATTTGGATAAAACTTTTATTTACAAACTTTCTTTACGGTCGATACAACCTTTACATCAACAGTAGGCCAAAGTTTACTCAAACCATCAGAGCCTTTATGTAAGTCATTACATTCGGTATTTAATTTACTGAGCCCGGATAGAAGACCAAGACCGACGACATCCACTGTGCCCGTTACTTCAACTACTTCCCCTTTCCATACAAAAGAAACAGGGACTTTTGTTTTAGCATTTCCGAATCTCAAATTCAGTGTTGCAGAACCAGTTTCGCCTTCTGCGATATCAGAGAACGAACCAGAAATTTTTTGATTTCCTTTCACAGAACCAAAAAAGAATTTTTTGATTTTTCCATCACGGTCTGGGACACCTGAATTAACTGAAGAAGAATCTATCTGAAACTGCACTGCTTTTACAGCACCAAACTTCGATTTATCTTTTTGTTTCCCAACCACTTTAATAGAATCAAATTTTCCTTTAACACCTGTTTTCTCGGTAAACTTGAACGCTGTCCACTCTAAGGAGGTTTGGGATGGGTCATATTCATACATACAATTCTCTTGTGCAACCAACTGAGAAATGACGCTGAGTGCGATTAGTACCAAAATCGAATTAAAAATTTTCATGGAAACCTCTACTAGAAAATAGAAAATGTAGAACAACGTTTTGTCAAGTGGAGTCTAAGACTCGAATCACAATTCGCATGTTAAAATTTCTACACACGTTGGTATTTCACTTCAAGAACCAACTCTTCAAAAAAAAAGAAGAAAGCCTATCACTTAGGCTCACTTCCATGGAAGATTTGGCTAAATCTGTCTTGGACTTTTTCTCGGAATCACTAAATATTCAATCATTTCCAAGCCAAATCATTGAGGGTTTCAGGTCTCTCCGAAGCAAATACAGACAAGTAACAAATCAAAATTTTTATGATTTCTTATTCGCTGCTTCGCACCAATATAAGGTGCGGCTAAACATTGTTCAAAAAACTTTACAAGACATAAAACCTTATATTACTGATGGTTCACCTTTTGTGTTCCAAGTAACAAACAAAACAAACTATATACCCGAATTTTTTGCAATCTTAGGTTATAACACTTCTTCCTATCGAATCAAAGCCCTTAACCAAATTGATTCTGAAGAAGAATGGTACTCAGAAAAGGAACTACTAAAACTCATAGAAATCAAATCAAACAAAGAATATGTAGATTGGGTCATTGCTGAACCAACATTTCCATTTTCAACAAACAAAGATATGTCGAAAGATGATTCTCCAGTCAAAAATGCTCTTAAACAAATTGCACATTTGATTCGAATGGAGTCCAAAGATGTTTGGATTGTTTTCATTTATGGCATTGGAATCGGAATTCTATCCTTAGTTGTACCGGTTGCTACTTCTTCACTTGTTAATATTGTTGCCTTTGGAGTTCTGCTCCAACCTGTCATTATATTAACATTGTTAGTGGTTTTTTTTCTTGGATTTGCGGGTGCAATGCAAACGATTCAAATCTATGTGGTAGAAATTTTACAAAGACGTGTGTTTGTAAGGATTGCTACAGAGTTTGCTGTCAAATTTCCAAAAATCCGCCAAGATTCCTTAGATAAACATCATAGTCCAGAACTCGTGAATCGTTTTTTTGATACAATGACAATTCAAAAATCCATACATTCCTTGTTAGTTGATGGTTTATCGGTTATTTTAACGACCGTCATTGGGTTTATTTTGATTTCATTTTATCATCCTATTTTTATTGTATTTTCTTTTCTTATTTTGTTTATTGGTGGGTATTGGGTTACTTATCGATTAGGTAAACCTGCGGCAGAAAACTATATTAAAATTTCGAAAGAAAAATATAAGGTAGCAGCTTGGTTGGAAGAAATTTCGAGACATTCTGCACTTTTCCATTCTACCTTTGGTTCGAATTTTGCATTAGATAGAGCCGATTCGTTTATCCGTGATTATTTGTATGCTAGGAAAAAATACTTTTTTAACTATATCCGTCAAATTATTGGCCTTGTTGGTATCCAAGCTTTAGCCAGTGCCATTGTACTTGGTTTAGGTGGATATTTAGTCATCCATAGACAACTCACCATCGGACAACTAGTAGCGGCCGAGCTTGTCATTGCAAAAGTACTCAGCGATATTTCCAAATTTGGAAAACAATTGGATAGTTTCTATAGTTTGATTGCTGCCGTTGATAAAATCAATTCAGTGTTTCATCTACCCACAATCCCACTGAAAACTGTCGAATTTGAAATCCCTGAAGGGCCAATCCAAGTTCAACTCTCAGGTGTTCATTATTCTCTCACTAATGGTCACAAGATTTTTAATCAATTTAATTTAAAAGCTGCTGCCGGAAAATCTATTGGAATATCATCTAACACTCCTTATGATGCACACATTCTATTAGATTTGATATGTGGGGTGAGAACACCAACATCTGGAATCGTAGAGTACAATCACCAAAATATCCATGAAGTGTCCAAAGAACAAATTCATTCTTTCACATTTCTGATTCGTGGAAATGAAATTTTTGAAGGAAGCATTTTGGAAAACATTCGAGTGGGTAGAGAAGAAATATCATTAATCGAAATCAGGGAACTGCTAGAAGGATTAGGAATTTGGGAAACAATTCAAACCCTCCCAAATGGAATCCACACTCCCCTTTTAACTTTCGGTCATCCTTTTGATACAATACAAACAACTATCATTTCCTTAGCAAGAGCCATCATCGGAAAACCAAAACTATTGTTAATCGATGGAAACTTAGATCTTTTACCACCATCTCTCCTCAATTCTGCACTAAAAGTTCTTTTGCAAAAGAATCATGCATGGACCTTATTCATTGTTTCGAAATCACCTACTGTTCTTTCTCAGATGGATCAAATATTACGCTTAGAAAACGACTCCCATTCCATAAAGGTAAATTCTTAAAGTTGGTTTATGAATACTGATATGTCACAAAAATGGAAACTTCATAAAAATCTACCTTCGTATCGATTGGTGCAAACAGCTTTACCTGCACAAAGTCTGGCTTATCTCCTCACCATCATTTTCTTTTTAAGTCTTCTCATCTTATTATACGTACCGTGGCAACAAACAACGATGGGATTTGGCAGGGTTGTTGCCTATGCACCGCTAGATCGGCAACAAGTCATTGAATCACCTATTAGCGGCCGTGTCGTGAAATGGCATGTACATGAAGGAACTCGTGTGCGAAAAGGTGATCCCATCATTGATATTTCAGATAACGACCCCAACTTTATCAATCGAATTCGCGAAGAAAGAAACGCACTTTTACAACGACTAGAAGCAGCAAGATCCAGGGAAGATAACATTCGTTCTCGTATCATTAGTTTACGTTCTTCTCGTGGAAGTGCTGTTGATGCCGCAGATTCGAGAAGAATGATGGCAAAAGATCGAGTTCGGGCCAGCGAACAAGCAGTAGATGCAGCAAAAGCTGCTTTAAAAACAGCAAACCTAAACTTAGATCGTCAAAAACAGCTATGGGAAAAAGGCCTTACCTCCAAACGAACCTTGGAACTGGCAGAACTCGAACATACCAATGCAGAGACAGGTCTTGATCGAGCCAAAGCTACTTATGATGCAGCCATTAAGGAAGAAAGAGCATTATACAGCGATACAGGAAAAG
This genomic stretch from Leptospira meyeri harbors:
- a CDS encoding ABC transporter ATP-binding protein; this translates as MLKFLHTLVFHFKNQLFKKKEESLSLRLTSMEDLAKSVLDFFSESLNIQSFPSQIIEGFRSLRSKYRQVTNQNFYDFLFAASHQYKVRLNIVQKTLQDIKPYITDGSPFVFQVTNKTNYIPEFFAILGYNTSSYRIKALNQIDSEEEWYSEKELLKLIEIKSNKEYVDWVIAEPTFPFSTNKDMSKDDSPVKNALKQIAHLIRMESKDVWIVFIYGIGIGILSLVVPVATSSLVNIVAFGVLLQPVIILTLLVVFFLGFAGAMQTIQIYVVEILQRRVFVRIATEFAVKFPKIRQDSLDKHHSPELVNRFFDTMTIQKSIHSLLVDGLSVILTTVIGFILISFYHPIFIVFSFLILFIGGYWVTYRLGKPAAENYIKISKEKYKVAAWLEEISRHSALFHSTFGSNFALDRADSFIRDYLYARKKYFFNYIRQIIGLVGIQALASAIVLGLGGYLVIHRQLTIGQLVAAELVIAKVLSDISKFGKQLDSFYSLIAAVDKINSVFHLPTIPLKTVEFEIPEGPIQVQLSGVHYSLTNGHKIFNQFNLKAAAGKSIGISSNTPYDAHILLDLICGVRTPTSGIVEYNHQNIHEVSKEQIHSFTFLIRGNEIFEGSILENIRVGREEISLIEIRELLEGLGIWETIQTLPNGIHTPLLTFGHPFDTIQTTIISLARAIIGKPKLLLIDGNLDLLPPSLLNSALKVLLQKNHAWTLFIVSKSPTVLSQMDQILRLENDSHSIKVNS
- a CDS encoding DUF1801 domain-containing protein; this translates as MSKEIETYNKSQSPIDREICDLLYQEINVNLPKAEKKIWHAHPVWFLDENPIVGYSKLKTCVRLLFWSGQSFEEDGLEPEGSFKAAEIRYTDVNQIKKKDLKRWLSQAKKIQWDYKNIVKRKGVLERLK
- a CDS encoding arylamine N-acetyltransferase family protein; translated protein: MNDKKFLDAYFDRIGYKGSRLPSLDLLNNISLAHVRCIPFENLDILLGKDIDISLDAVFEKLIIQRRGGYCFEQNGLLLSVLNKLGFEVTPISARVRLDKPRDFTPPRTHVFLRVELSGNSWLTDVGVGGASLTSAIQLSKNIEQKTNHETRRIVYESNKYFHQILFPNGWIDVCEFTLEEMPEIDRILANWYTSNHPNSHFKDRLIVARAGDDGKRYTLVNREISERDKYGVANKSVINSPKELIKILKEKFNLTFPLDTEFQTPGLLWENNFKD
- a CDS encoding GNAT family N-acetyltransferase: MENIKIRKLTSNDLKQFIELIRVFEDVFEMKNFQMPSLHYLQSLLDRDDFYVFVSLHESQVVGGLTTYTLRQYYSEKPLVYIFDLAVLTKYHRQGIGRSLIQGINEYCKKMGAEEVFVQADMVDDYALEFYRSTGGSPEDVVHFTYPLN
- a CDS encoding GFA family protein, with the translated sequence MSQIYNGGCACGKIRYKITVEPIFMNECQCRDCQRISGTGHGSYLTFQSPSAVTVVGKTTNFDLVGDSGNIKTSSFCPNCGSPVYMTFAAMPELFTIHATSLDDPNLYKPQAVTYTKRGYSWDYLDPKLSKFETMPPM
- a CDS encoding ArsR/SmtB family transcription factor, which translates into the protein MPKEVEGVDQVFKAMADPNRRKVLDLLYANNGQTLSSLCEQLDMQRQSATQHIEILIKANLVTVVWKGREKLHFINPVPIYEVYARWVRKFEENRLGFLHDLKTQLEGEDHGTT
- a CDS encoding SH3 domain-containing protein; translation: MKILLILLTLITIQSLEAIEKYTPIAGENVNVRKDPNLNSQVIIQLPISHLVKVIPNRKVKATVNNTNGYWIYVETGYSSKNKINDGWIFDTYLGTTEKFTRPTQWHFKEFHGNSGDYSLSLKMNKNATYNFSYELCAGANCNQNSFCSNKLDKKIVKNGYILCEGTGIIKVYKDLVWLKHYGLETNEFLFIKNDRLCMSGMLEDGCE
- the ligA gene encoding NAD-dependent DNA ligase LigA is translated as MPKKENPAKRIAELRKEIQKHNDLYYKKNTPKISDKEFDLLVKELQSLEKANPDLVVESSPTLQVGSDLSPQFSKFKHKVPVLSLENTYNETELSEWLTKTGIDEFYSLEWKIDGASILLYYENGKLAHCVTRGSGGIGDIVTENVKTIESIPQTLSEPLNLSVRGEIFMTFADFEEFNEEYGGKFANPRNLAAGSIKQKDPLDVAKRPLRIYVYDVYFSSSRKGTNKHKDIVALLKKEKFPLAPDSTIIQGKTLLKEIESFRNKKDKMPFPVDGLVIKLDDLNLRESLGETSQSPRWARAFKFDALLKETTIEEIDFAIGRTGKITPRAKVTPISLAGTTVTYATLHNQDYIDQLGAGIGAKVLISKRGEIIPAVEKVTVPPKSVFVLPKECPACKTKLTKVDDSVDFFCTNRNCPERKLNQLIFFCSKKQMNIEGLGERQIQIFFEKGWVKDIPDLYTLNKYKDTILELDGFGEKSVKIIFDAIEKSKEKDFRFTLPSIGLNEVGPKVTEILIEHGFDSWEKLVTLSKSKNAEEELTSIHGIGPRTVDALLAHLKDKETLKLVKTLIGLGLKFQADETEKSDIQPFVGQSWCVTGSFENFQPRDIAMDLITKHGGKKVSGVSSKTTHLLYGPGAGSKLEKATELGVKLVSESEFLELLKKEGIEL
- a CDS encoding SRPBCC family protein — protein: MEPHNFVYVTFILSTPEKVWNALIDPEVTSKYWLDPLAKNPAHINVSEWKVGSVWKHIRMDDEKTIDIIGKVLEIDPPLKLALSWSRPTEFNDESKHSQVTFDIETYAEGLVRLVVTHKDLDPQMLKGISTGWPSVLSNLKTFLESGRPLAGHISISQ
- a CDS encoding HlyD family secretion protein is translated as MSQKWKLHKNLPSYRLVQTALPAQSLAYLLTIIFFLSLLILLYVPWQQTTMGFGRVVAYAPLDRQQVIESPISGRVVKWHVHEGTRVRKGDPIIDISDNDPNFINRIREERNALLQRLEAARSREDNIRSRIISLRSSRGSAVDAADSRRMMAKDRVRASEQAVDAAKAALKTANLNLDRQKQLWEKGLTSKRTLELAELEHTNAETGLDRAKATYDAAIKEERALYSDTGKVAQDAEASINDAKASLASAQSEVARVLEDLPKLEARLSRQENQEIFAPRDGTIMRILVNPDTQQVKEGDGVAILVPDAEDKAVELFISGNDIPLVGEGRKVRLQFQGYPVLQISGWPETAVGTFGGTVKLVDITDNGSGNFRVLVIPDRDDRKWPSSRYLRQGVRAKGWIFLNRVSVGYELWRRFNDFPPNLPMDDPDMKSLLDETGSGDKVK
- a CDS encoding YceI family protein, whose amino-acid sequence is MKIFNSILVLIALSVISQLVAQENCMYEYDPSQTSLEWTAFKFTEKTGVKGKFDSIKVVGKQKDKSKFGAVKAVQFQIDSSSVNSGVPDRDGKIKKFFFGSVKGNQKISGSFSDIAEGETGSATLNLRFGNAKTKVPVSFVWKGEVVEVTGTVDVVGLGLLSGLSKLNTECNDLHKGSDGLSKLWPTVDVKVVSTVKKVCK